GGGGCCCAGGAGCCGGCCTGGTATCTCTTGTAGGAATTCACCGTGGGTGCGTAGAAGGGCATCATCTCCGCCGCGTGGCCGATCCATCCTCCCAGGAACCAGCGGAACAGATCGGACCCGGCGACGGGACCGATTTTCTCCCTGCCCGCGAAAAGACTTTTCTTTCCTGCCGGGTCCCAGAGGCTCAGATGCATGTGGCAGCTCGAGCCGGCCAGGTTCTCGTCGAACTTGGCCATGAAGGTCACTGATATGCCCAGTGCGTCCGCCACCTCCTTGAAGCACTGCTTGTACACCATCTGGTTGTCGGCCATGGTCAGGACATCGGCATAGCGCGTGTTGAGCTCGTGCTGGCCGGGGCCCCATTCGCCCTTGCTGAACTCGACGGGGACGCCGCTGTTGGCCAGGTGGCGGCGCACCGCCGCGTTGAGGGGCTCTTCCCGCGTGCCCTGAAGGATATGGTAGTCCTCGATGTATGATCCGAAGGGCTCGAGACCATGATGCTTCTTCGATCCCGCCTCTTCGTAGCTCTCCTTGAAGATATAATATTCCAGTTCGGCTGCGCCCATCGGAAGAAATCCGAGGGACGAGGCTGCGGCCACCTGCTTCTTGAGAATGGACCGGGGCGCAACGGCGGTGAGGGAATCCCCGTGCTCGTCGTAAATATCGCAGATGACCAGGGCGGTCTTGTCGAGCCACGACGCGTGCCGCAGGGTCGCCATGTCGGGAACGCAGTGAAAATCGCCGTACCCCGTGTTCCAGTTGGCGTAGCGGTAGCCGGGCACCGGGTTCATCGGCATGTCGACGGTGAAGAGGTAGTTGCAGGCGTGCATCCCCGTTTTCGCCACATGGCCGAGAAAGAAATCCGGCGCGATGCGCTTGCCGAAAAGCCTACCGTATAGGTCGGGGAAGGCGGCGATGACCGTTTCGATCTCGCCGGAGCGGATTTTTTCATCGAGCTGTGTGAGGGTGAGCATTCCCCTGGTCTGATTCTGTTCCATGGTCACCGCCTGTGTGATAAGGTTATTGTGGTGAGTCAATCAAGCTCTCGGATCCTGAGGAGGTCGGCCTTGCGTCCGAGGAATAGGAGCGCCGCATGATCCGGGATGATGTCGTTGGCCGTGGGAGCTATCTTCATGTTTTTCCATTCCGGCGAGCCTGCGGTCCATTGGGCATGTCCTTCCAGATAGATGATGCAGAGTATCTGGCACTGGAACCGGGCGCCGATCTGAAGGTCCCTGATGGTGCTGCCGATGAAGCTCTTCGGCGGCCCGATGGTCATGATCATGTAGTCTCCGTCGTAATCTTTCAGCGATGCGGCCATGTGGGATCCGAACGTATCGAGACTGATGACATCATTTTTCGTCATGATGGTCCCTCCTGGGCTAGAGCGTTAATATGGTGAAGATGCGGGTCCGGGGGAGGCTGTTCTGAACGAGGAAACGGATATGATCTGTATGGTCTTCACTATCATGCAAAAAAGAGTACCCTATGGAGATGCAATGTCAAGCGGAAAAAGAAAATCAGCGCGCGGGAGCTGCACAACAGGTGTTGGATAAAAAATCATACGACATAAAAATTTTAACTTGTATTTTTATATGAAGCGTTTCAATATATTCATCATGGGTTCATACATCGTTCTTACAGCTGTAGGTTCCGACCGGCCGGGGCTGGTGGATGAGATAAGCTCCTTCCTGGCGGCGCGGAAGATCAACATTGAGGACAGCAGGATGGCGGTTCTCGGGGGCGAATTCGCCGTGGTCCTTCTCGCGTCGGGCGCGAAGGATATGGTGGAGAAGCTGGGG
This genomic window from Spirochaetota bacterium contains:
- a CDS encoding glutamine synthetase, encoding MLTLTQLDEKIRSGEIETVIAAFPDLYGRLFGKRIAPDFFLGHVAKTGMHACNYLFTVDMPMNPVPGYRYANWNTGYGDFHCVPDMATLRHASWLDKTALVICDIYDEHGDSLTAVAPRSILKKQVAAASSLGFLPMGAAELEYYIFKESYEEAGSKKHHGLEPFGSYIEDYHILQGTREEPLNAAVRRHLANSGVPVEFSKGEWGPGQHELNTRYADVLTMADNQMVYKQCFKEVADALGISVTFMAKFDENLAGSSCHMHLSLWDPAGKKSLFAGREKIGPVAGSDLFRWFLGGWIGHAAEMMPFYAPTVNSYKRYQAGSWAPTALAWSYDNRTAGFRIVGGGESLRIESRIPGADINPYLGFAAALASGLDGIRNRIEPPPLYEGDMYSATSLPRVPATLRDAIAALEESAFAREAFGNDVIEHYLHFYKTEQQSFDRAVTDWERARYFEQI